One Candidatus Planktophila limnetica DNA segment encodes these proteins:
- a CDS encoding antibiotic biosynthesis monooxygenase family protein codes for MLAVARFNVPLGEAAHFQTLLATALDAFSKCPGFRDGQYGQNLDDPTLWSLVTQWENVGSYRRALGNNDVKMNAIPTLARAIDEPGAYEMPYSE; via the coding sequence ATGCTCGCTGTCGCCAGATTTAACGTGCCACTGGGTGAAGCAGCTCATTTTCAAACCCTGCTGGCCACAGCCCTGGATGCATTTTCTAAGTGCCCAGGTTTTAGAGATGGCCAATACGGTCAAAATCTTGATGACCCGACGTTGTGGTCACTGGTTACACAGTGGGAAAACGTAGGCTCATATCGCCGCGCACTTGGAAATAACGATGTAAAAATGAATGCAATTCCAACTCTTGCCCGCGCAATCGATGAGCCCGGTGCATATGAAATGCCGTACTCAGAGTAA
- a CDS encoding ZIP family metal transporter — MNLAIGLAALTAIATTAGGFLAIRSRDRLHLILGLSAGLLLGLVAFDLLPEIFELNTQTLGNVPVVSLALVVGFLALHFAEQIFGAHEPAESDYGHDHKHSVNVAGTLGALAMGGHVFLDGVALGLAFKVSNGLGIAVFVAILSHAFSDGLNTVSLLIKSGHWTKRAISLLGLDAIMRIAGASLGTYISISNDMLGIYLAAFSGFVIYLATSHILPEAHSRHPSRLTMAATIIGVVAMWLIVGNIGLE, encoded by the coding sequence ATGAACCTAGCCATTGGACTCGCAGCCCTAACTGCAATTGCAACCACTGCCGGTGGATTCTTAGCTATTCGATCTCGCGATCGTCTGCACCTGATTCTTGGATTATCAGCAGGTCTGCTTCTTGGTCTTGTTGCCTTTGATTTACTCCCTGAAATTTTTGAGTTAAATACTCAAACTCTTGGAAATGTTCCAGTTGTTTCATTGGCTCTAGTCGTTGGTTTCTTAGCGCTGCACTTTGCTGAGCAAATCTTTGGTGCCCACGAACCTGCTGAATCAGATTACGGCCATGATCACAAGCACTCTGTCAACGTTGCAGGAACTCTCGGCGCTCTTGCCATGGGAGGTCACGTATTCCTAGATGGTGTTGCACTTGGATTGGCCTTTAAAGTCAGCAACGGATTAGGTATCGCGGTCTTTGTTGCAATTTTATCTCACGCGTTTTCAGATGGGCTTAACACAGTTTCACTACTTATCAAGAGCGGGCACTGGACCAAGCGTGCGATTTCACTACTGGGCCTAGATGCAATCATGAGAATTGCTGGCGCATCACTCGGTACTTATATTTCAATTAGTAATGACATGCTGGGAATTTACTTAGCGGCGTTCTCCGGATTCGTTATCTACCTGGCAACATCACATATTTTGCCTGAAGCCCACTCCCGCCATCCTTCCCGTCTGACTATGGCAGCCACAATCATTGGCGTTGTAGCAATGTGGCTCATCGTGGGAAATATTGGCCTTGAATAA
- a CDS encoding Fur family transcriptional regulator produces the protein MNKSELKVLGVLERVGGFASAQEVYQLLQRGNQSIGLTTVYRALQSLLDDKVVDTLRRDDGEAIYRLCGENHHHHLVCKSCGTTIEIQANAIEKWAQQMASDHGFREVGHTAEIFGICKKC, from the coding sequence TTGAATAAATCTGAACTTAAAGTGCTCGGCGTCCTAGAACGTGTTGGAGGCTTTGCTAGTGCTCAAGAGGTGTATCAACTTCTGCAAAGAGGTAACCAATCGATTGGTTTGACCACTGTGTATCGCGCACTGCAATCTTTGCTCGATGACAAAGTTGTAGATACGTTGCGCAGAGATGACGGCGAAGCTATTTACCGCTTGTGTGGAGAGAATCATCACCACCACTTAGTGTGCAAGAGTTGTGGCACAACGATAGAAATTCAGGCAAATGCAATTGAAAAATGGGCGCAGCAGATGGCTAGTGATCACGGTTTTCGAGAAGTAGGACACACAGCTGAAATATTCGGCATCTGCAAGAAGTGCTAA
- a CDS encoding isoprenyl transferase: protein MNIPEHVAIVMDGNGRWAKERGLPRTKGHEAGEAALFDVVQGAIEFGVKEISAYAFSTENWRRSPEEVKFLMGFNRDVIRRRRDEMNAMGVRIRWVGRPKRLWASVISELEEAEELTKKNKTLTLNMCVNYGGRSEIVDAATELARDVKRGKIKADAITEKTFAKYLDSPAMRDVDLFLRSSGEQRTSNFLPWQSVYAEMVFMDVLWPDVTRKTLWKAIEEYNKRERRFGKA, encoded by the coding sequence ATGAATATTCCAGAGCACGTTGCAATCGTTATGGATGGCAATGGTCGCTGGGCAAAAGAGCGCGGATTACCACGAACAAAAGGTCACGAAGCGGGTGAAGCAGCACTCTTTGATGTTGTGCAAGGTGCTATCGAATTCGGTGTTAAAGAAATAAGCGCATACGCATTTTCAACAGAGAATTGGCGTCGATCACCGGAAGAAGTCAAATTTCTAATGGGATTTAATCGCGATGTCATTAGGCGCCGCCGTGATGAGATGAATGCGATGGGTGTTCGAATTCGTTGGGTGGGAAGGCCTAAACGGTTGTGGGCAAGTGTTATTTCAGAACTCGAAGAAGCAGAAGAGTTAACAAAGAAGAATAAAACCCTGACGTTAAATATGTGTGTTAATTACGGTGGCCGCTCAGAAATCGTTGATGCAGCAACTGAACTTGCTCGAGATGTGAAGCGGGGCAAAATCAAAGCCGATGCGATTACAGAAAAGACATTTGCAAAGTATTTAGATTCGCCAGCAATGAGAGATGTGGACTTGTTTCTGCGATCATCTGGCGAGCAGCGCACCAGCAATTTCTTGCCATGGCAATCTGTCTATGCCGAGATGGTTTTTATGGATGTTTTATGGCCAGATGTCACACGCAAGACTTTATGGAAAGCTATTGAGGAGTACAACAAGCGCGAACGTAGGTTTGGAAAAGCGTAG
- the recO gene encoding DNA repair protein RecO: MSLYRDEAIILRTQKLGEADRIITMLTREHGRVRGVAKGVRRTMSKFGARLEPGSHVDIQMHIGKTFDTVTQVEALRNYGEAITDDYQRWTIASAILETSERFTAQEREPAVQEFHLVVGAMKALCDDRYDPALVLDAFLLRSLALGGYAPSMTDCSRCGLTGPHRYFSLVGGGSVCLECRPSACATPQPETLELMAALLSSDWESANKSEGKNRREASGLIAAYLQWHLERGLRSLPIVERV, encoded by the coding sequence ATGAGCCTGTATCGCGATGAAGCAATCATCTTGCGCACGCAAAAACTAGGTGAAGCAGATCGCATCATCACAATGCTTACTCGCGAACACGGACGTGTGCGCGGTGTGGCAAAAGGTGTTCGTCGCACAATGTCTAAATTCGGTGCGCGCCTTGAACCTGGTAGCCATGTTGATATTCAGATGCATATTGGTAAAACTTTTGACACAGTCACACAAGTAGAAGCCTTAAGAAATTACGGCGAAGCAATTACAGATGATTATCAGCGCTGGACAATTGCTTCAGCGATCCTTGAAACTTCTGAGCGCTTCACCGCCCAAGAACGCGAACCTGCGGTGCAAGAGTTTCATTTAGTTGTTGGTGCGATGAAAGCGCTCTGTGATGATCGTTATGACCCAGCACTTGTATTAGATGCATTCTTATTGCGATCCCTTGCACTCGGTGGTTACGCACCATCAATGACAGATTGTTCACGGTGTGGCCTGACCGGACCGCATAGATATTTCTCACTCGTTGGCGGTGGATCCGTCTGTCTTGAGTGCAGACCATCTGCGTGTGCGACCCCGCAACCAGAAACACTTGAGTTAATGGCCGCACTGTTAAGTAGCGACTGGGAGAGTGCGAATAAGAGTGAAGGAAAAAATCGCCGCGAGGCTAGTGGATTAATCGCTGCTTATTTACAATGGCACCTTGAACGCGGTTTGCGTTCACTGCCAATCGTGGAGCGGGTATGA
- the leuA gene encoding 2-isopropylmalate synthase: MNFPEQKPSSMRAHRYSSFIPVDLHDRTWPEKKMTKAPKWCSVDLRDGNQALIDPMDTPRKLAMFKLLVAMGYKEIEVGFPSASQTDFDFVRKIIQEGLIPDDVIIQVLTQARQPLIERTFESIKGAKQVIVHLYNSTSTLQRRVVFGLDKEGIKKIATDGAQMCLDLVKTLPETKVSFEYSPESYTGTELEFAVEVCNAVNDIWKPTAQWKTIMNLPATVEMATPNIYADSIEWMCRNLNNRENVIVSLHPHNDRGTGVAAAELGYLAGADRIEGTLFGNGERTGNVCLVTLGLNLVSHGIDPMIDFTDIDEVRRTVEYANQLRVPERHPYGGDLVFTAFSGSHQDAIKKGFEHLERDAKAARKHVDEFTWAVPYLPIDPKDIGRSYEAVIRVNSQSGKGGVAYMMKNEHHLDLPRRLQIEFSRVVQAMTDEQGGEVTADELWNVFEDEYLPTQDAPWGRFRLKGLSQTSVLDEDVNLEVTLLDRGDAKKLAGTGNGPIAAFCNILQAYGVDVKVLDYFEHALSAGGDASAAAYLECSINGETFWGVGIDPNTTTASLKAVVSAINRAIR, from the coding sequence ATGAATTTCCCAGAACAAAAACCATCATCGATGCGTGCGCATCGTTACTCATCATTTATACCTGTTGATCTACACGATCGCACATGGCCAGAAAAGAAGATGACGAAGGCGCCCAAGTGGTGTTCAGTTGATTTACGAGATGGCAATCAAGCACTAATTGATCCGATGGATACACCGCGTAAATTAGCGATGTTCAAACTCCTAGTTGCAATGGGTTACAAGGAAATTGAAGTTGGTTTTCCAAGTGCTAGCCAGACAGATTTTGACTTCGTTCGAAAGATTATCCAAGAGGGCTTAATCCCTGATGACGTCATCATTCAGGTTCTTACTCAAGCTCGCCAACCGCTGATCGAGCGAACATTTGAATCTATAAAGGGTGCCAAGCAAGTGATCGTTCACCTATATAACTCCACTTCCACATTGCAACGTCGAGTTGTTTTTGGCCTTGATAAAGAGGGCATTAAAAAGATTGCAACAGATGGCGCACAAATGTGTCTAGATCTTGTCAAGACTTTGCCAGAGACCAAGGTCTCATTTGAGTATTCACCTGAGTCATACACAGGCACCGAATTAGAGTTTGCTGTAGAAGTCTGTAACGCGGTTAATGACATCTGGAAGCCAACTGCGCAGTGGAAGACAATCATGAATTTGCCTGCAACAGTTGAGATGGCGACTCCAAATATTTATGCCGATTCAATTGAGTGGATGTGTCGAAACCTTAACAATCGTGAGAACGTTATTGTTTCGCTGCACCCACATAATGATCGTGGCACTGGCGTTGCGGCCGCAGAACTTGGTTACTTAGCAGGTGCTGATCGCATTGAAGGAACTCTCTTTGGCAATGGCGAACGCACCGGAAATGTTTGTCTTGTGACTCTTGGACTTAACTTAGTAAGTCACGGAATTGATCCGATGATTGATTTCACCGATATTGATGAGGTTCGTCGCACAGTTGAATATGCCAATCAACTACGTGTGCCAGAGCGCCATCCATACGGCGGCGACCTTGTATTTACTGCGTTTTCTGGTTCACACCAAGATGCAATTAAAAAAGGTTTCGAGCATCTAGAGCGTGATGCAAAGGCTGCCAGAAAGCACGTTGATGAATTCACATGGGCTGTTCCGTATTTACCGATTGATCCAAAAGATATTGGTCGCTCATATGAAGCTGTGATTCGCGTGAATTCGCAATCAGGCAAGGGCGGCGTTGCATACATGATGAAAAACGAACACCATCTAGATCTTCCACGTCGTTTGCAGATTGAATTTAGCCGAGTTGTTCAGGCAATGACAGATGAACAAGGCGGAGAAGTCACAGCCGATGAGTTATGGAATGTGTTTGAAGATGAGTACTTGCCAACACAAGATGCACCGTGGGGACGCTTTAGATTAAAGGGTCTTTCACAGACATCTGTTCTAGATGAAGATGTGAATCTAGAAGTAACACTTCTTGATCGCGGCGATGCTAAAAAACTAGCTGGCACAGGCAATGGTCCTATTGCAGCATTTTGTAACATCTTGCAGGCATATGGCGTCGATGTGAAAGTTTTAGATTATTTCGAGCATGCACTTTCAGCCGGCGGTGATGCATCTGCTGCTGCATACCTTGAGTGCTCGATTAATGGCGAAACCTTCTGGGGCGTTGGAATTGATCCAAACACCACGACTGCCTCCCTTAAGGCCGTCGTGTCTGCAATAAATCGCGCAATTAGATAG
- a CDS encoding DinB family protein, giving the protein MANFETQLIALIDSAKEICDVAEKSGRGDQFNGSDWTPAIILGHLVDVDKQVWMARFDLMRQAQISGAPIPRLQWWEPDAVVTAEKYSTQSFAEARTKLLASRENMVSYLKNLSLQERAAAAQHRTFGSITIESMLQVLLDHDKEHQASLL; this is encoded by the coding sequence ATGGCCAACTTCGAAACGCAACTAATTGCCCTTATAGATTCTGCCAAAGAAATTTGTGACGTCGCAGAAAAATCAGGACGTGGTGATCAATTCAATGGTTCTGATTGGACCCCTGCAATTATTTTGGGACACCTAGTCGATGTTGATAAGCAAGTATGGATGGCTCGTTTTGATTTGATGCGGCAAGCACAGATATCTGGAGCACCAATCCCGCGATTGCAATGGTGGGAACCAGATGCAGTTGTGACTGCAGAAAAATACTCAACACAGAGCTTTGCAGAGGCGCGTACTAAATTGCTAGCAAGCAGAGAAAATATGGTTTCTTACTTAAAAAACCTCAGCCTTCAAGAGCGCGCTGCTGCTGCGCAACACCGCACCTTTGGTTCGATCACAATTGAATCAATGCTCCAAGTGCTTTTAGATCACGATAAAGAGCATCAAGCATCTCTTTTGTAA
- the heR gene encoding heliorhodopsin HeR: MSKEITSAGLRRTNIIAGIFHLLQMIAVLALSSDFSLPITAKYMSGPPGSTYAEPVVLFDTPIGLTVGIFLGLSALAHFIVASPKFFPRYSAGLAQKRNYFRWVEYSISSSVMIVLIAQVTGVSEISAIISIFGVNASMILFGWLQEKYEQPGNGGWLPFIFGCITGIVPWIALLFHVFAIGGPSDAKAPAFVYVIVLTIFLFFNSFALVQFLQYKKVGKWSDYMRGERTYITLSLIAKSALAWQIFANTLIPT, encoded by the coding sequence ATGAGCAAAGAGATCACATCAGCAGGTTTACGTCGCACAAACATCATCGCCGGAATTTTCCACCTACTGCAGATGATTGCAGTCCTTGCACTCAGCAGTGATTTTTCATTACCAATCACAGCAAAATATATGTCTGGTCCTCCAGGATCAACCTATGCCGAACCTGTTGTTCTCTTTGACACTCCTATTGGCTTAACTGTCGGTATCTTCTTAGGCCTTTCAGCACTTGCTCACTTCATTGTTGCTAGCCCAAAGTTCTTTCCACGATATTCAGCCGGTCTTGCACAAAAGCGCAATTACTTCCGTTGGGTTGAGTACTCCATCAGCTCATCAGTGATGATTGTTTTGATTGCACAAGTAACTGGTGTCTCAGAAATTTCAGCGATCATCTCAATCTTTGGCGTTAACGCGTCAATGATTTTATTCGGATGGCTTCAAGAGAAATACGAGCAACCAGGCAACGGCGGATGGCTTCCATTCATCTTTGGTTGCATTACGGGAATCGTTCCTTGGATTGCACTGCTCTTTCACGTATTTGCAATCGGTGGCCCAAGTGATGCGAAGGCGCCTGCATTTGTCTATGTCATTGTTCTTACAATTTTCTTGTTCTTTAACTCATTCGCACTCGTGCAATTTTTGCAGTATAAAAAAGTTGGTAAGTGGTCTGATTACATGCGTGGAGAGCGCACCTACATCACGCTCTCACTCATTGCTAAATCAGCACTTGCATGGCAAATCTTTGCCAACACCCTTATTCCTACGTAG
- a CDS encoding glutamine synthetase family protein gives MSKQQEFVSRTLEERNIRFVRLWFTDVLGFLKSVAIAPAELENAFAEGIGFDGSAIEGFARVTESDMLAKPDPATFSILPWRTEAPGAARMFCDITMPDGSPSPADPRNVLRRTLNKAAQMGYTCYTHPEIEFFLFKARPEKGEVPVPVDQGGYFDHTPSVVGHDFRRQAITLLEAMGISVEFSHHEGGPGQQEIDLRDADALSTADNIMTFRHVIKEVALDQGFYASFMPKPFTDHPGSGMHTHVSLFKGEENAFYDPKAEFNLSKIGRSFIAGILTHAAEITAVTNQWVNSYKRLHGGGEAPALVNWGPSDRGALVRLPMYKPGKENSTRIEFRSPDSACNPYLAYAVMIAAGLKGIENKYELSASNDLQTLPTNLDEAISAMEKSELVRETLGAHVFEYVLRNKRAEWQEYRRQVSAFELDRYIPVL, from the coding sequence ATGTCCAAGCAGCAAGAGTTTGTTAGTCGCACTCTTGAAGAACGCAATATCCGATTTGTGCGTTTGTGGTTTACCGATGTTTTGGGCTTTCTAAAATCTGTTGCAATCGCACCTGCTGAATTAGAAAATGCATTTGCAGAAGGCATTGGCTTTGATGGTTCTGCTATCGAAGGATTTGCTCGTGTTACTGAATCAGATATGTTGGCAAAGCCAGATCCTGCAACATTTTCAATCTTGCCATGGCGTACAGAAGCCCCGGGCGCTGCGCGCATGTTCTGTGACATCACGATGCCAGATGGTTCTCCATCTCCTGCAGACCCACGAAATGTTCTACGTCGCACACTCAATAAAGCAGCACAGATGGGTTACACCTGTTACACCCATCCAGAAATTGAATTCTTCTTATTCAAAGCACGTCCTGAAAAAGGCGAAGTACCAGTGCCAGTTGATCAAGGCGGATATTTCGATCACACCCCATCTGTTGTTGGCCATGACTTTAGACGCCAAGCAATTACCTTGCTGGAAGCAATGGGAATATCTGTTGAATTTAGCCACCACGAAGGTGGACCAGGACAACAAGAAATTGATTTGCGCGATGCTGATGCGTTAAGCACTGCAGATAACATCATGACATTTCGTCACGTGATTAAAGAAGTTGCCCTAGATCAAGGCTTCTACGCATCCTTTATGCCAAAGCCATTTACAGATCATCCGGGCAGTGGAATGCACACGCACGTCTCATTATTTAAAGGCGAAGAGAACGCTTTTTATGATCCAAAGGCTGAGTTTAATTTATCCAAAATTGGTCGCTCATTTATTGCAGGCATCTTGACTCACGCCGCTGAAATTACTGCTGTGACAAATCAATGGGTTAATTCATACAAACGGCTACATGGTGGCGGAGAAGCACCAGCACTAGTTAACTGGGGACCAAGTGATCGCGGCGCACTCGTGCGTTTGCCGATGTATAAACCAGGAAAAGAAAACTCCACACGCATTGAATTTAGATCACCAGATTCTGCGTGTAATCCATACCTTGCATACGCCGTCATGATTGCTGCTGGCTTAAAGGGAATAGAAAATAAGTACGAACTTTCTGCATCTAATGATTTGCAGACCCTGCCAACAAACTTGGATGAAGCAATTTCTGCCATGGAAAAGAGCGAGCTGGTTCGCGAAACGCTAGGCGCGCATGTATTTGAATATGTGCTTCGAAATAAGCGTGCTGAGTGGCAGGAGTATCGCCGCCAGGTAAGTGCCTTTGAGTTAGATAGGTATATCCCAGTTCTTTAG